Genomic segment of Plasmodium vinckei vinckei genome assembly, chromosome: PVVCY_10:
CATTTTTAGAATTATCTGAAGATTgcaaaatattcaaaaggtttttatttttattactatagTATGCATAAAAAAGGATAGAATAATACAACTCAATCACATCTTTTTGTGTCAAATTATACTTCTTcaaattatcattttgagaaaaaaaataaataaactcATTCaaagttatatataaattatttttctttgttattgaattaaaaaactcatataaattagaataattttcattaatatttatatatatgtaatttttgttttttacggatataaaattatatttgtgatattcttcttttatttcattttctatatttaaataatcaaatatatgcttcaaataaatatatcccttttcattatgttttttatccatattattaaaatgggACATACATACATCCCCCGATATACCAAGTGCATCAccaaaattaacaaaagacacagaaaatattttatcaaaatgatttatatcttcatccaaaaataaatttattaaattaattacaCCATATTCTAACAATCTGTCTTTAAActctttataattttctttcgTTATAAAATCTACTTTATGGTACAAAGTTCGTAAAGATGTACTCGTACCGTTGTTACATATATACTCGGTGATTATTTTGCAATCGTTTTTTCCTAGTAAATCTATTACTTTTTCAGTTTCTTCtatttttgaatttctATTGTTATCccaattttcattttttgtgtaaTTACTAACAATATAATCTAGTACATTTTCAGATGCAATTTGAGCATTAAATATTTGGTTTTTATATGTTCCTACTAAATCAGTATTACTATGCAATATTAacttcataaaaaattcgTACAAATTTTtgtcatatttatatattatatctctaaataattcaatcttaatatttgaatattttttattgtcaaATAAGTCTGGGTCCGAATATCCACTTATCGATCTCtttaaatcaaaattatcTGTGCCCCACATATCAGAAGGCTTCCTTTTTTCGATGTTATTAATTTGGGGTGAATTTTCATATGAATTTGCTTCCTTTATCTCTGTCTTTTCAATTTTCTCGACACTAGGCtcaccttttttattaccaTAGCTTTCAAAGCTGTCATTTTTAGTAGtattcactttttttattacactATTTGAATcttctatattttcttcatgaATATCCGTTGCATCACTTTTTGTTGAACTTGAAAAACTTACCTTTTTGGGAAATTTGGGGTAGTCTTCTTGATCATCTTTAACTAAAATTGGCGAATCtaacttatttttaattgaaaatgtattttctttttcttcagattcttttgatttatttaattcatcTGAATCAAATTCGCCACTTAActcatttataatttgtttaacTTCTATATCATaatctgtttttttttttacataaattgAGCTTTTTCGGtgttttaaattttgatcAAATTTTACATCGGTAgaatcatatttattttcatgaatacttatttccttttttaaatcattatcactgtttgtattttcttcttttacatttgttaatttttcagATTCATTGGTTGATTCAAATTCTATTgaattttgtaatttttcatgatctatcatatttttatataattcttcTTTAGATGTAttagaatttttattactatttatgctagataatgaaatatcTTTGTTTATTTCATAACTTCCCACCATCTTGGAATTATCTCTTTTATAGGtatcattttctatatgctcactatttgtatttgcaattgttttttttttagcaagattattaatattggTTCTTAAAATTTCTAGAGATAAGTCTTGCCTTTTTGGATATTCTAAATGAGAATCGAAATTTTCAGAGTTggtatcattattttttaaattactTAAACTTATAGAACTGTCTTCATTCTTTTCACAtgaatcattttttttctcttcaTTTTCGACGTCTTTTTTCACATGTTCAGTTGTATCTGCCATCCTACTATTATCATCGCTTTTTTTAGAAATTAGCGAATTACTTTCTTGAGACAATTTTGTCTGATTTTCATCGTATTCcgtattttcaatttcaaCGTACACGCTTTCTCTTTGTTCATCAGATTTCTTTTTAGGtggaattattattttttttttatgttttcccatttttttgttttgaaacaattcaaaaaatgtcTTTTTTGCACCACTGATTTtgatatcattattataatttaaagatttattatgttcttcattaaatatatatttatttaaaaagttgtTAAATTTTGCTTTgcttacattttttttgtatatatttttattttgcatataaaaattatatgcttgcttatatttcatatattttaaaagaattttactattaatataattattttcatagtTTGGATATTCGTTCAAATCTAAATTCAAATTGTagttatttaatttgtaaCCATCTAGTTTGcattgatttattttactaGCGTCATTTTGCGCGTATTTAATTTCGCTTAATTCaccatttataaaattattcagctctatttttcttttgtttattaattCCTTGATTTTTATGTAGTATAGTTCATTAACTATGCAATCATACTCTTTTCCAGAGATGTCTTTTCCCCCTTCATGCTGtttcttttcattttttttttcctaataaaaaaagttgtaaatcaataaatatatatatataattaatattgttttatttagtaGGTACACAGcttatatgatttttttcgAAAGCAAAGTATTAACAAGTTGctttaaaaatgaacaaatttataatattcacacacaaaaattataggagtatagaaaaaatatgaagagTATGCTCTatagtattatatatgcacatttatttttatcaaaatgaataaaatagtaaaacaCAAGCATTTTAAGAGAGACATATAGATTAACAtttcattataaattttttacaaaacacaatatataactatgaatttaaaatataaagactaaaatacataattacATTAATTTACTCTgcttaattatttattttatttgtatatagttatttttatatttttgaacaTACTTTGAAATAGCAGACATCTTGGTCTAATTGTGAGATTCTTTCCCAAGCctcatttaataatttatgattttgatcagttttattattatttatttgaaaaatagtAAACGGGTCTGAATTTTTAGTTGTAGACAAATTATTTGTACAATTAAATTTGTCTTTAATTATGGAAGGATTGTGAATgaatttttcatcattttcacatgaattaaaataatttaaatcattaaaagaaaaatttgtattattaaatttgtttaaagCATTAAAAACAATGTTTTGATGATAATTGAGGGtgtaaaaattgtttaatttttttttaattaaatttttgatATCAGAAATATGCATTTTGTACATGTCTAATTGTTTGTTTTGATAgattaattcattttttatattagtgTTTGTATTTTCTAATGAGCATaatcttttaaataatattctcATATTATggttttcatataatttgatattatcttttatagatttatcaaaatctatatttaccatattatataaattattaaatttttcaacTAAAAATGgatcatttaaaataaatgtttctatttgtaaaattttattttttaaataagaaTTATGTTCCATCAATTCTTCTTTTTCCATGTTCATCTTTTTTAACGTCGCTGAGAATGTAATTGGAtcatcatattttaaattatgatttaataaatttaacatgtcttgtaatatatttgtacattcaataattttttttatttccttttcaAGGGAAAAGggatttatatcatttaaataaatttcattattgaaaataattgaatTATCACATTTTGTATGTTCATATAAATGGTTGGGGATGTCCtctgtaatatttttttccccCGTATCAGGTTTCACtctctttttattattctcaATTTGTGTGTAATTgtctttatttaataagttTCTGTTTAATTCGATATTGTTTCTTTCTAAGGAAAGATTTTTCCTTAggattttttgaaatttatatttaataaaatcattttcgttatttaatttatttatcttatttatatatatatcatggatgttttttttacccatatatgatatatttggTTCTTTGGCATTTTTAATGAGatcttcatttttcttttttaatacataattttcaCACCTCATgaaattgtttatatttgttaatcTTAATATGTAATTCTTTAGTGAACTATAGATTGATGGTATATCATTTTCGCATAGTTCTATCGAATTGTTGTCATTGAAGGGTTTATTTAAACATTCTGTCATATAGtcatgaatttttttaattgattTCACCTCTGAATCATCCATATTACTTTTATAgacattatataaatcaccgtttttatatcttcgttattttttcaattttctttatttccttttttcattatttttcaatatacaaatatactTTGTCaatttcataaatatgtataatagaTTTGTATAGATGTCAATTTaggtaattttttttttggacaAACTCAAATGCTCAGAACaactaaatatattttattaattttcttaacttatttatattttagacattttcataaaaaaattgtacaaaattaaaaaaattacttaatcaatgttataaaaattatattgtaGAATAATTTGtacgcatatatataaatgtgtatatataattaatttttttttgtttacaGGGTGgagaatatattaaattaattacaccgtaatatatataataaataacgcaattttttataaaataaaattaccaaattaaacataaaaaattttcattgaattttaaaagttcaaaaaaaaaaatattatttgtagagaaaatttattatacaaattCAGCAACAtgcataaattatttttggtATATAAAggcaattttttttttaaagatcAAATTAATTTGTATAGACTGAAAAATAAAGTCTAAAATTTACAGCTATGTAGCAAATAAGcctataaaatttaaattatgaatatgCACACAGGAACAAAATTCAGAGAAATTATGCAAAAGTATTATGTAAATGTGTAAATGATCATACAACAGAtgtatgaaaaataaataaaatataatgtaaaGACTTATTACACGTTTAAAACGTACACCATTGGATACAAAAAACTTGTCCAAATGTTTCattgaaattaaaaaaaaaaaactatttttattatgactAGCAAGTATACTTTtgtggaaaaaaataagggatatttaaacattatatatatggataggatttgtttatttttttcataatttttcgcattttttaattaatcaATGTTTAATGTGATGAGAATAGGGATATAAGATAACccataaaattaaaatatgattagTAAGTTatatagtaaatatatttaaataaaaaataaaagacaaaaatatgtaGGACAAATTAATTTGgtttaatttatatcataaaacaaaaatataatgtgatacaaaaataaatggaaaGATATTTATCCATGAGGTATAAAAACAGgggaaaaatatttacaaaaaaaatgacacgattataaaaaattaagctaataaacaaacacaaaaaatatatatatacatattgtACAATTTGTGAGCCGCCTTTAGATTTAATTTATCCTCACTAATCAAatgaagtaaaaaaatcataCAGCAATATacatcatattttttatcaaattaaaaatatgttctTATCGTAATAAGACAAtccataaaatattcacaAAATTTTTACAGCAAAATCAGTTCTGAGTTATCACTATCAACATTTAATTCtgcaaaaataatagttgCAAATTTATAcgcatgtatatattaggAGTATGAATAAACGAGCTATAAAATAGCGAATATTTGTTTgtacattattttaaattaagtTACCTCCTTTAAAAGTATATTGGGGTTCTTCTTCATAGACTTCAAATATGTTGGGGTCAACCAATTTTAAATTGTGAATCAAATCAAAATAGTCATCTTTAGACTAAGTGTAATATTTAAGGaaagtatatatgtatgcatatttagtaaacataatataatgtattatatatcgCATTACtttaaaagataaatgCGTGTATAGTTTATATGTGTACATGTagacatataaaaaaacatacatTAACTACAAAGACTAACGACATTGATGAATTCAAATGTTCCCACGGCAATAGTTTTACTCgatgcataaaaaattctGAACTTATATTTGTGTTTAAATCTGTAAAGGCTTTCTGACATTTTATATGAGGgtctatataaaaaagaccATTGTCATTTgctgaataaaaataataagcaCTAGTATAAGTATTCCCCCCACTTATTCCTTGAAATTGTTTTAAACGAAAGCACGATAATAAGGATTTCTTATACTTTAAAACACTTTTTGAATCAATTCCTAATTTTAAGCATACCCATATAATTACAAATACTTTTTgctttatttgaaaaaattttaaaacacggttattatatattactcCTGTTTCAAAAGCTACGGAGAAAAATGCATttcgatatttttttttcacaagCACACACTTAGTTTTATTCCTATATTTATCTACATGTTTATCaattattgtattttttcttttttttctaagaaaacacactttttttttattaattatatttgatataataattgcACTATTAGTAGGCCCAAACCATTCATACACAAAATTTtctatactttttttatgaattgttttatatttcattgcttcatatataatgttttGTATTGAATATTTTGCACTTTCAGTATCTCgaaattttgataatatagGAAATATCAAATAGTTGTTCTTATTCATATCctgaatattattttcactgttcattaaaaaatctCTATAAGTTGTATAACATTTAAAAGAATCCGATATGCTTGTATTATTACTGCTTGTGCTATTGTTATTATCACTGAAAATTCGATTTTTTACTTCAACTGAAGATATATcagtatatttatacttatGTTGATCTTGCTGATGTAtggtttttatatttccatttaGCATCTGTTTTGATTTATCTCTCAAAGTGTGGTTATTACTTTTACTTAAtattgaattattattgttttcatGCGATATATTTGATTTGGGCACCTTTTTTAAACCGAAAATTTCATGTGTTTTATCTTCTTCAAgttttttcaatttaatTTCCTCAGTATGATATTTCGTTATTTTGTCTTCactttttccattttttgaatttttttcatgtaacaatttttccttttttaaattatcaagggaatttttataaaatgtataatcatttaaattatgaaaaaacataaagTCTTCGGatattgtatatttgacaaatatattaactaGAACCATTTGAACTACTCTAATCATGCATCCCCACCCTTTATCACTCATATAAATAGATATAGTATCatctgttttttttttttttttgcttttttttaatttaaaaaagtgcctatatttgtttttaattttactatttatagtattattagtactcaattttttttttattgtgcATAGTTCCTTTTTTAACAATTCTTCGTGTTTCTTTTGTTCATCACTATTACTACCATTATAAGAGttcattatatttgcaTTATTGATCGGCTTATTCACTTTATCTATAAACTCTTCTGAGGaat
This window contains:
- a CDS encoding cysteine protease ATG4, putative, whose translation is MENKAKRLQHKDGVKHPKDSQLQTNKNKQNNNDRLLHKNGQPNMPNMDGTDDKNLLKKMQSKKYGNNLINTKNKISEDLYIHNNKSKYDFINYINNIKNNFSIINYFKMLVNVSIYNYIPFNLRNISNDAYVCGNSFILKDSNSLKLFLILCKSKILFTYRSNFLIKISDRKTLTSSSSSSNDDNSNICGSISMRNSNNCREINKIVESVKSNTSFDDVPTIRDNNTIHSVSRNFDNEKINILTFGNNNDKHINMSTDNDIITRSDFSISSINNGKEKNENGFKKSRGKKIKGKYYKNKVINFTDIPEHFINKIYYDKKKYLYINCENISNFSSLYIFNKKNHAHMNKGNYSYNKYVPHENLIENKINTDMHLNNKNDSQETILYIKDNFESSSNSNFENEKNNFSSLSHNSVENTNSVDTEEVITKSNDKLISSGNDSINNNFENKDSSEEFIDKVNKPINNANIMNSYNGSNSDEQKKHEELLKKELCTIKKKLSTNNTINSKIKNKYRHFFKLKKSKKKKKTDDTISIYMSDKGWGCMIRVVQMVLVNIFVKYTISEDFMFFHNLNDYTFYKNSLDNLKKEKLLHEKNSKNGKSEDKITKYHTEEIKLKKLEEDKTHEIFGLKKVPKSNISHENNNNSILSKSNNHTLRDKSKQMLNGNIKTIHQQDQHKYKYTDISSVEVKNRIFSDNNNSTSSNNTSISDSFKCYTTYRDFLMNSENNIQDMNKNNYLIFPILSKFRDTESAKYSIQNIIYEAMKYKTIHKKSIENFVYEWFGPTNSAIIISNIINKKKVCFLRKKRKNTIIDKHVDKYRNKTKCVLVKKKYRNAFFSVAFETGVIYNNRVLKFFQIKQKVFVIIWVCLKLGIDSKSVLKYKKSLLSCFRLKQFQGISGGNTYTSAYYFYSANDNGLFYIDPHIKCQKAFTDLNTNISSEFFMHRVKLLPWEHLNSSMSLVFVVNSKDDYFDLIHNLKLVDPNIFEVYEEEPQYTFKGELNVDSDNSELILL